A stretch of the Corvus moneduloides isolate bCorMon1 chromosome 8, bCorMon1.pri, whole genome shotgun sequence genome encodes the following:
- the LOC116447286 gene encoding nucleolar RNA helicase 2-like, which produces MPEATRCSTSSGAESGSDCSMDTEAVPESGRRRHKKEKKEKKSKHRDKFQRGRTQTDESEESDEERYTPKPKKSKSVSKQNGHTKEESLEKSRLSSFSSKSSRRSRQSSSSETSSESESESEQDQELTGEQKEGAFSNFSISKETIQLLQARGVTYLFPVQVKTFNPVYSGKDVIAQARTGTGKTFSFAIPLIEKLQGESQERRRGRPPKVLVLCPTRELANQVAKDFKDITRKLTVACFYGGTPYNGQTDLMRSGIDILVGTPGRIKDHLQNGKLDLTKVKHVVLDEVDQMLDMGFAEQVEDILRVAYKKDSEDNPQTLLFSATCPHWVYDVAKKYMKSRYEQIDLIGKRTQKAATTVEHLAIECHWSQRAAVIGDVIQVYSGSHGRTIVFCETKKEANELALNASIKQDCQSLHGDIPQKQREITLKGFRNGSFKVLVATNVAARGLDIPEVDLVVQSSPPKDVESYIHRSGRTGRAGRTGICICFYQRKEEYQLRHVEQKAGITFKRVGVPTATDIIKASSKDAMRCLDSVPQTAIEYFRESAQLLIKEKGPVNALAAALAHISGATSIEQRSLLNSDVGFVTMILRCSEEINNMSYAWRRLREVLGDDVDRKVNRMCFLKGKMGVCFDVPAADQKEIEARWEDSKHWRLCVATELPELVESIRGGGGGGGGNGRSFSSSRNGRRGGSGRNRFRSRGQKRSFSRAFEH; this is translated from the exons ATGCCCGAGGCCACCcggtgcagcaccagcagcggGGCCGAGTCGGGCTCCGACTGCTCGATGGACACCGAGGCGGTCCCGGAGAGCGGCCGCCGGCGGCACAAG aaggaaaaaaaggagaagaaatctAAACACCGGGACAAGTTTCAGAGGGGAAGGACTCAGACAGATGAAAGCGAGGAATCGGATGAGGAGCGTTACACACCGAAACCCAAGAAATCAAAGAGTGTCAGTAAACAGAACGGTCATACGAAAGAGGAAAGCCTGGAGAAATCGAGATTGTCTTCCTTTAGCAGCAAATCCTCCCGCAGAAGCCGACAGAGTAGTTCTAGTGAAACGTCAAGTGAGAGCGAAAGTGAGAGCGAGCAGGATCAG GAGTTGACTGGAGAACAGAAAGAGGGTGCTTTCTCcaatttttctatttccaaAGAAACTATCCAGCTTCTTCAAG CTCGAGGAGTGACATACCTGTTCCCCGTGCAAGTGAAGACCTTCAACCCAGTGTATTCTGGCAAAGATGTCATTGCTCAAGCACGAACTGGAACAGGGAAAACATTCTCTTTTGCTATTCCCTTAATTGAAAAGCTTCAGGGAGAGTcacaggaaagaagaagaggcCGTCCACCAAAG GTTCTAGTTCTTTGTCCAACAAGAGAGCTGGCAAATCAGGTTGCGAAGGATTTCAAGGACATCACAAGGAAGCTGACAGTAGCTTGTTTTTATGGAGGAACTCCCTATAATGGACAAA CTGATCTCATGAGAAGTGGCATTGACATTTTGGTTGGGACACCTGGTCGAATCAAAGACCACCTCCAGAATGGCAAGCTGGACCTTACCAAGGTGAAACATGTTGTACTTGATGAAGTTGACCAGATGCTGGACATGGGATTTGCTGAGCAAGTGGAAGACATTTTACGAGTTGCATACAAGAAGG attctgAAGACAATCCCCAGACACTGTTGTTTTCTGCAACTTGCCCACACTGGGTGTATGATGTGGCTAAGAAATACATGAAGTCCAGATATGAACAGATTGACCTTATTGGGAAAAGAACTCAGAAGGCTGCTACAACAGTAGAA CATTTGGCAATAGAGTGTCACTGGTCTCAGAGAGCTGCAGTTATTGGAGATGTCATTCAGGTCTACAGTGGCAGCCACGGGAGGACCATTGTCTTCTGCGAGACCAAAAAGGAGGCAAATGAGCTGGCTCTGAATGCTTCAATCAAACAG GATTGCCAGTCGTTGCATGGTGACATTCCTCAGAAGCAAAGAGAGATCACACTGAAGGGTTTTAGAAATGGTTCATTTAAAGTTCTGGTTGCAACCAATGTGGCTGCCCGTGGTTTAGATATCCCGGAAGTTGACCTGGTTGTACAAAGCTCACCACCAAAG GATGTGGAGTCTTATATTCATCGTTCTGGACGCACAGGTCGAGCTGGGCGGACTGGGATCTGTATCTGTTTTTATCAGCGAAAGGAAGAATATCAGTTAAGACACGTGGAACAAAAAGCG GGCATTACATTCAAGCGTGTTGGTGTTCCTACTGCAACAGATATAATAAAGGCTTCCAGCAAAGATGCCATGAG GTGCCTGGATTCTGTTCCTCAGACTGCTATTGAGTATTTCAGAGAATCTGCTCAGTTGctaataaaagaaaagggaCCAGTTaatgctctggctgcagctctggcccATATTTCGGGCGCTACTTCCATCGAACAGCGCTCACTGCTGAACTCAGATGTG GGATTTGTTACAATGATACTACGCTGCTCTGAAGAAATAAACAATATGAGCTATGCCTGGCGAAGACTGCGAGAAGTTTTGGGTGATGATGTTGATCGGAAGGTGAACAGAATGTGTTTCCTCAAGGGAAAAATG ggTGTGTGCTTTGATGTTCCTGCAGCAGACCAAAAAGAAATAGAG GCAAGATGGGAAGATTCAAAACACTGGCGTTTGTGTGTGGCGACTGAATTACCAGAGTTGGTAGAATCCATacgaggaggaggcggaggtGGTGGAGGAAATGGCCGAAGCTTCTCAAGCTCCAGGAATGGTCGGCGTGGTGGCTCTGGTAGAAACAGATTCAGGAGCAGGGGCCAGAAACGAAGCTTCAGCAGAGCGTTTGAACATTAA
- the LOC116447711 gene encoding nucleolar RNA helicase 2-like translates to MYPMGELCFSIVTKNHGYSWRKGPAGVAAEGAGRGRSGCMGTVWGRAARLGLPAVRAAVAPASGGGRRLGWLCGAGAGPSVLLSAALPCGPALPPHFLRAGAGRASWGRRAETGPDTGSSAAAAYLPGEHPAAMPAAEPEHSPAEPQAPAAAESVRRGRRRKAKQEETPEKKVKRQVKAKRRGKAEAEQAQPEESGLGDGDFEPPVPKKTKKIKEKSNGLVGKSDASQHAVESSSVVSDSVTSPAAGEQDSGAEELTEEAKQGAFSNFLLSQNTINLLTARGVKYLFPVQVKTFQPIYDGKDVIAQARTGTGKTLSFALPLIEKLQSVSQDGRRGRAPKVLVLVPTRELATQVAKDFKNLTRKLSIACFYGGAPYKEQLDLLKSGIDILVGTPGRIKDHIQNSKLELSSVKHVVLDEVDHMLDMGFAEQVEEILGSSYKKGSENNPQTLLFSATCPRWVYDVAKKYMRDEYEQIDLIGRKTQRTATTVEHLAIQCRSSQRAGVLGDIIQVYSGSRGRTIVFCETKREANELAMNASLKQDAQSLHGDIPQKQREITLKGFRNGVFEVLIATNVAARGLDIPEVDLVIQCSPPKDVDSYIHRSGRTGRAGRTGICICLFQRREEDLLKQVEHKAGITFKRVGVPSATDVIKASSSDAKKLLEAVPPSAVDYFRKSAEELIDEKGAVAALAAALAHISGAAHIQQRSLLNSTAGFVTMVLKCSIEMHTMGYAWRGLKEQLGEEVDNKVSAMRFLKGKMGVCFDIPVDELSNIQEQWKDTRRWQLSVASELPELEEYPQEAGRGFSKFGNSRQGDFKRKSWFKSGNRGL, encoded by the exons ATGTATCCTATGGGTGAATTATGTTTTAGTATTGTAACTAAAAATCACGGCTACAG CTGGCGGAAGGGGCCGGCGGGCGTTGCGGCGGAAGGGGCGGGCCGAGGGCGCAGCGGCTGCATGGGGACCGTGTGGGGCCGGGCAGCGCGGCTGGGGCTCCCTGCGGTGCGGGCGGCGGTGGCCCCggcgagcggcggcgggcggcggctgggCTGGCTGTGCGGCGCCGGCGCGGGCCCGTCGGTGCTGCTGTCGGCAGCGCTGCCCTGCGGACCGGCCCTCCCGCCTCACTTCCTGCgcgccggggcggggcgcgcgTCCTGGGGCCGCCGCGCCGAGACCGGCCCCGACACTGGCAGCAGCGCCGCGGCCGCGTACCTTCCCGGGGAGCATCCGGCAGCCATGCCCGCCGCCGAGCCCGAGCACAGCCCCGCCGAGCCCCAGGCGCCGGCCGCCGCAGAGTCGGTGCGCCGCGGACGCCGCAGAAAGGCCAAG CAGGAGGAGACGCCGGAGAAGAAGGTGAAGCGGCAGGTGAAAGCGAAGCGGCGCGGTAAGGCCGAGGCCGAGCAGGCGCAGCCCGAGGAGAGCGGGTTGGGGGACGGCGATTTCGAGCCCCCCGTGCCCAAGAAGACGAAAAAGATCAAGGAGAAGAGCAACGGTTTGGTAGGAAAGAGCGACGCGTCCCAGCACGCGGTGGAATCTTCCTCCGTTGTGAGCGACAGCGTGACATCCCCAGCTGCCGGAGAGCAGGACAGCGGCGCCGAG GAGTTGACGGAAGAAGCAAAACAAGGCGCCTTCTCTAATTTTCTGCTCTCACAAAACACTATCAACCTTCTCACAG CTCGAGGTGTAAAATACCTGTTCCCTGTGCAAGTGAAGACTTTCCAACCCATATATGACGGCAAAGATGTAATTGCTCAAGCTCGAACAGGAACTGGGAAAACCCTTTCTTTTGCTCTTCCACTGATTGAAAAACTTCAGAGTGTCTCGCAGGATGGGAGAAGAGGCCGTGCACCAAAA GTGCTGGTTCTTGTTCCAACCAGGGAACTGGCCACTCAGGTAGCCAAAGACTTCAAGAATCTCACAAGGAAACTGTCAATTGCTTGTTTTTATGGAGGAGCTCCATATAAAGAACAGC TTGATCTCCTTAAAAGTGGCATCGATATTCTAGTGGGAACTCCTGGACGGATCAAAGACCACATTCAGAATAGCAAGCTGGAACTTTCCAGTGTGAAGCATGTTGTTTTGGATGAAGTGGACCACATGTTAGACATGGGCTTTGCAGAACAAGTGGAAGAAATCTTGGGATCATCCTATAAGAAAG GCTCCGAGAACAACCCGCAgacactgctgttttctgcaaCTTGTCCACGATGGGTTTATGATGTAGCAAAAAAATACATGAGAGATGAGTACGAACAGATCGACCTGATTGGAAGGAAGACTCAAAGGACAGCCACAACTGTGGAA CACTTGGCTATACAGTGTCGCTCATCTCAGAGAGCAGGAGTTCTTGGGGACATCATTCAGGTCTACAGTGGCAGCCGTGGGCGAACCATTGTCTTTTGTGAGACCAAAAGGGAAGCAAATGAGTTGGCAATGAATGCTTCACTCAAACAG GATGCCCAGTCCTTGCATGGTGACATTCCACAGAAACAGAGGGAAATTACATTAAAAGGCTTCAGAAATGGTGTGTTTGAGGTTCTGATTGCAACAAATGTAGCTGCCCGTGGTTTGGATATTCCCGAGGTTGACCTTGTTATACAGTGCTCACCACCAAAA GATGTTGATTCCTACATCCACCGTTCTGGACGCACGGGCCGAGCTGGCCGAACTGGTATCtgcatttgtttgtttcagagaagagaagaagatCTTCTGAAACAAGTCGAGCACAAAGCG GGTATTACCTTTAAGCGTGTAGGCGTTCCTTCTGCTACAGATGTAATTAAAGCTTCAAGTAGTGATGCCAAAAA GTTGCTGGAGGCTGTTCCTCCCTCTGCGGTAGACTACTTCAGAAAATCAGCTGAAGAGCTGATAGATGAAAAGGGGGCGgtggctgccctggctgcagccctggcgCACATTTCTGGGGCAGCTCACATCCAGCAGCGTTCCCTGCTCAACTCAACAGCT GGTTTTGTGACCATGGTGTTGAAGTGTTCGATAGAGATGCATACCATGGGCTATGCCTGGCGGGGGCTGAAGGAACAGCTTGGGGAGGAAGTCGACAACAAGGTGTCTGCAATGCGTTTCCTCAAGGGGAAGATG GGTGTGTGCTTTGATATCCCTGTTGATGAACTGAGTAACATACAG GAGCAGTGGAAGGACACGCGGCGCTGGCAGTTGTCGGTGGCAAGTGAGTTGCCTGAGCTGGAAGAATATCCCCAGGAGGCGGGACGAGGGTTCTCCAAGTTCGGAAACAGCAGGCAAGGAGACTTCAAGAGAAAAAGCTGGTTCAAGAGTGGAAATCGGGGACTTTAA
- the STOX1 gene encoding LOW QUALITY PROTEIN: storkhead-box protein 1 (The sequence of the model RefSeq protein was modified relative to this genomic sequence to represent the inferred CDS: inserted 1 base in 1 codon), with protein sequence MNPLLQSGSVPLAEGICWTISDMNADHVMVTQETLMEQLVKNYPGIAVPSHNLLYNILGTLIKERKIYHTGEGYFIVTPNTYFITNEATEDNRRVLXEDSCCCSSPSITYLVNIKPCADLVKENIPTVTHYRSCHCFPDQNMLCEQRHQQVMSHESNGEGKRGCSELKPSIQTQGISAPAENRSWDTIKSLASVKAKLKSKRFGIGIFWRSGSKKEKHKKEYSTFSAQFPPQEWPVRDEDDLDNIPRDIEHEIIKHINPTLTVDNLIKHTILMQKFEEQKKYISKEKKYISSGTSAEVSIVRQNHHLSKDCIQKAPSKIAKHTRKTKSKKEKQISRSSGKSHIQKPTSQSVKLEENISLPIKNQEPPDVAVESHVIYKKQIKNPFQGLPWRPHSFHSRGYQGVFNSQLKCRTQKQGRAFQRPQSLASSRPFSCETEQLAVETEADKAKQNNLLHANRSRLQLKKDNLSENGSYLQGSNLQIDNKSKYFLESNISEENVYKRTVKKKSPCSYIEDSGVCKENAEFPFYLKDEHCRRKADTVCELVDGTANEFQNVHLSNYTASVNLAQKNGVKCRPKTDKKSELTFNYDCASHPGSMELESEGFTDNFHLLYQKGRDGDTCNLSHLDENSEGHASCHLPPGHAFSDTRDWSTAVQKPGAAVSLKACKVSTCAAQHNTTVNECNSGEHGYKGRASFAESTDSSKEHPKPDSTEESWLCSQVLLKGHRKDEGTGLTECGNGSAVADCCHADEADSDADTSQNFTHEVGEGEALCALGSQIKEVRNPLGKKYLFFKNTCPVIPEQKHSEGTENHSITGDSGIDSPRWTEKKMKLPAKF encoded by the exons ATGAATCCTCTCCTGCAGTCAGGCTCTGTTCCTTTGGCAGAAGGAATATGTTGGACCATATCAGACATGAATGCAGATCATGTGATGGTCACACAGGAAACTTTAATGGAGCAGTTAGTGAAAAATTATCCAG GCATTGCAGTGCCCTCCCACAATTTATTATATAATATCCTTGGCACTCtaattaaggaaagaaaaatctatcaTACAGGAGAAGGATATTTCATTGTGACTCCCAACACATACTTTATCACAAATGAGGCCACAGAAGACAACAGAAGGGTCC TTGAGGACAGTTGTTGCTGTTCATCGCCTTCCATCACTTACCTGGTAAACATTAAGCCCTGTGCAGACctagtgaaagaaaacattcctACAGTAACTCATTACAGATCCTGCCATTGTTTCCCTGACCAAAATATGCTCTGTGAACAAAGACATCAACAGGTAATGAGCCATGAATCTaatggagagggaaagagaggcTGCAGTGAATTGAAGCCTTCAATTCAAACTCAAGGGATCTCTGCACCTGCTGAGAACCGTTCCTGGGACACCATCAAATCTCTGGCATCtgtgaaagcaaaactgaaaagcaaaaggttTGGCATTGGTATTTTCTGGAGAAGTGgttctaaaaaagaaaaacacaagaagGAGTACTCTACTTTTTCAGCCCAGTTTCCTCCCCAGGAGTGGCCAGTCAGGGATGAAGATGACTTAGACAATATTCCACGTGATATTGAACATGAAATCATCAAGCATATTAACCCTACTCTTACAGTTGATAATTTGATTAAACACACAATATTAATGCAGAAGtttgaggagcagaaaaaatatatcagtaaagagaaaaaatacatcagtAGTGGTACCTCAGCTGAAGTGTCAATAGTCAGGCAAAACCATCATCTTTCAAAGGATTGTATTCAAAAGGCACCAAGTAAAATAGCAAAACACACCAGGAAAACcaaatcaaagaaagaaaagcagattagCAGGAGCAGCGGGAAATCTCACATACAGAAGCCAACATCTCAAAGTGTGAAACTGGAAGAGAACATTTCACTGCCCATCAAAAACCAAGAGCCACCTGATGTAGCAGTGGAATCCCATGTGATATATAAGAAGCAGATTAAGAATCCTTTTCAGGGTCTGCCATGGAGACCTCACAGCTTTCATTCAAGAGGGTACCAAGGTGTTTTTAACAGTCAGCTGAAGTGCCGGACTCAAAAGCAAGGAAGGGCTTTCCAAAGGCCACAGTCCTTGGCCTCCTCAAGACCCTTCAGCTGTGAAACTGAACAGCTGGCTGTAGAAACTGAGGCTGACAAAGCTAAGCAAAACAACCTACTCCATGCTAATAGGTCTCGCCTTCAACTAAAGAAAGACAATTTAAGTGAAAATGGTAGTTATCTACAAGGCAGTAATCTGCAAATAGATAATAAAAGTAAATACTTTCTAGAGAgtaatatttctgaagaaaatgtctataaaagaacagtaaaaaaaaagtccccTTGCTCCTACATTGAAGATAGTGGTGTgtgcaaagaaaatgcagaatttccATTCTATCTGAAAGATGAGCACTGCAGACGCAAAGCTGACACTGTATGTGAGTTGGTAGATGGAACAGCcaatgaatttcaaaatgtcCATCTTTCAAATTACACAGCCAGTGTTAATCTGGCCCAAAAAAATGGTGTGAAATGCAGACCAAAGACTGATAAAAAGAGTGAACTTACATTTAACTATGACTGTGCCAGCCATCCTGGATCAATGGAGCTGGAAAGTGAAGGATTTACTGATAACTTCCATCTTCTGTACCAAAAGGGACGTGATGGTGACACCTGTAACTTGTCACATCTGGATGAGAATTCTGAAGGCCATGCATCATGTCACCTGCCTCCTGGCCATGCCTTTTCAGACACAAGAGACTGGAGTACAGCTGTGCAAAAGCCGGGGGCAGCTGTGTCCTTAAAAGCCTGTAAGGTCAGTACTTGTGCTGCCCAGCACAACACAACTGTAAATGAATGCAACTCTGGAGAGCACGGATATAAAGGACGTGCTAGCTTTGCAGAATCAACAGACAGCTCAaaagagcatccaaaaccagaCTCCACagaagaaagctggttgtgcAGTCAGGTTCTTCTGAAAGGTCACAGAAAGGATGAAGGAACTGGCCTTACTGAATGTGGGAATGGCTCAGCTGTGGCAGATTGCTGCCACGCTGACGAGGCTGACTCTGATGCTGACACTTCGCAGAACTTCACGCATGAGGTAGGAGAAGGAGAAGCACTCTGTGCCTTGGGCTCGCAGATCAAAGAAGTGAGAAAccctttaggaaaaaaatatctgttttttAAGAATACATGTCCTGTGATCCCAGAACAGAAACACTCAGAAGGGACAGAAAACCACAGCATTACAGGAGACAGTGGAATTGACTCCCCAAG GTGGACTGAAAAGAAGATGAAGCTTCCTGCCAAATTCTAA